One window of Thermococcus sp. genomic DNA carries:
- a CDS encoding serine/threonine-protein kinase RIO2, with amino-acid sequence MVSKLLALEAYPNLKDLDFRLLRAVELKMRHHRWVPLEEIAKFARLDVETASFRLGRLDDWGLVRRRSDIGYIGYQLTIHGYDTLAIRALARKGVIEAISTTQIGVGKDADVYVGITPSGERVAVKFNRIGGRTASRKAGYHSSVFRDKHHTSWLYVSRLIARKEYDALVLLNPIASVPKPIAWNRHVIVMEFIDGKELAELRDTDLSREEARETLDKVLEEYLKIVRFGIVHSDLSEFNVVLLRDGGIMIIDWAQYLPTADPESYELLKRDITVILNAFRRRWGVRIPFEEVWPEFKSAWKESRGEGDGD; translated from the coding sequence ATGGTTAGCAAGCTGCTGGCCCTCGAAGCCTACCCCAACCTCAAAGACCTCGACTTCAGGTTACTCCGGGCCGTTGAGCTCAAGATGAGGCACCACCGCTGGGTGCCCCTTGAGGAGATAGCGAAGTTCGCGAGGCTCGACGTTGAGACCGCATCATTCAGGCTCGGAAGGCTTGACGACTGGGGCCTCGTGAGGCGCAGGAGCGACATAGGCTACATAGGTTACCAGCTCACGATACACGGCTACGACACCCTGGCCATAAGGGCCCTCGCCAGAAAAGGCGTCATCGAGGCGATAAGCACGACCCAGATAGGCGTCGGAAAGGACGCGGACGTTTACGTCGGGATAACGCCCTCCGGAGAGAGGGTCGCGGTCAAGTTCAACAGGATAGGCGGGAGAACCGCATCGAGGAAAGCTGGCTACCACTCCAGCGTCTTCCGCGACAAGCATCACACGAGCTGGCTCTACGTTTCGAGGCTCATAGCGAGGAAGGAATACGACGCCCTGGTGCTCTTGAACCCGATAGCGAGCGTCCCCAAACCAATAGCCTGGAACAGGCACGTCATCGTGATGGAGTTCATCGACGGAAAAGAGCTCGCAGAGCTCCGCGACACGGATTTAAGCAGGGAAGAGGCGAGGGAGACCCTCGATAAGGTGCTGGAGGAATACCTGAAGATCGTCCGCTTCGGAATAGTGCACTCCGACTTAAGCGAGTTCAACGTCGTCCTGCTGAGGGATGGCGGGATTATGATAATCGACTGGGCCCAGTACCTCCCAACGGCCGACCCTGAGAGCTACGAACTCCTGAAGAGGGACATAACGGTCATACTCAACGCCTTCAGGAGGAG